Proteins encoded in a region of the Mycolicibacterium neoaurum genome:
- a CDS encoding molybdopterin-dependent oxidoreductase, translating into MTTVDLPLPQRAAPAEPDSTTHISQCTLCEAHCGIHVTITDGRVSRIAGNPADVFSKGYICPKATAMGALHDDPDRLGTPMRRVGDRFEPVGWDEAFREIGRRLRAVRDRHGSHALGMYLGNPAAHSSGAGYGLLLRMALRTPNFFTASSIDQMPHEYAAWQVFGSNFLMPVTDIDRCHRLVVIGANPAVSNGSLSIMPGAKRRIKAIRERGGTVVVIDPRRTETARLADQHVSVRPGGDLFLLLGMLHVLVTENHCDTAALARIATGWTELTSLVQEATPEAMAPRAGVLAEQIRALARDHAAAESAAIYARIGICHQETGTLVSWLVMVINTVTGNLDRPGGTMFATPIIDVPGLAKRLPIKHGTYTDRSGRHRSFRSELPAVVMADEMLSDGPGRIRAMVTYAGNPVSSIPQKGRLDAAMAQLDFYVAVDMYVTETSRHADFILPPVSPLEREDVNLLTTVYSVRNNVRYQHRSFEPAAGALEDWEILTRLALELAPAPLRRMPRTVRTLLMKAIDPMRTAALVLATGPYGRLRRGRKGITLRALRDSPGGIDLGPLQPRLREVIATADGLVQLAPAAFIADAAARLAAAADDSGTGRLQLIGRRNLRSNNSWLHNAPTMTGGNNRCTVLMHPEDAGARGLVQGALVRIASDVGSIEIPVDISDEMRPGTVAVPHGWGHRNTGWQHANTLPGANVNELHDPTRVDTYTGTAAVNNTWVTVSPAG; encoded by the coding sequence ATGACAACCGTTGACCTCCCCCTCCCCCAGCGCGCCGCGCCGGCCGAGCCGGACAGCACCACCCATATCAGCCAGTGCACCCTGTGCGAGGCGCACTGCGGCATCCACGTCACCATCACCGACGGTCGCGTCAGCCGCATCGCCGGCAACCCCGCGGACGTCTTCTCCAAGGGCTACATCTGCCCGAAGGCGACCGCGATGGGCGCACTGCACGATGATCCCGACCGGTTGGGAACCCCGATGCGCCGCGTCGGCGACCGGTTCGAACCGGTCGGCTGGGACGAGGCCTTCCGCGAGATCGGCCGTCGGCTCCGCGCGGTCCGCGACCGGCATGGCTCCCACGCGCTGGGCATGTACCTGGGCAATCCGGCCGCGCACAGCTCCGGCGCCGGCTACGGACTATTGCTGCGGATGGCCCTGCGCACGCCGAACTTCTTCACCGCGTCCTCGATCGACCAGATGCCCCACGAGTACGCCGCCTGGCAGGTCTTCGGTTCGAACTTCCTCATGCCGGTGACCGATATCGACCGTTGTCACCGACTCGTCGTCATCGGCGCCAACCCCGCGGTGTCCAACGGATCGTTGTCGATCATGCCCGGGGCCAAACGACGCATCAAGGCCATACGGGAGCGCGGCGGCACGGTGGTCGTCATCGATCCACGACGCACCGAGACCGCCCGCCTGGCCGATCAGCACGTGTCGGTACGCCCGGGTGGCGATCTCTTCCTGCTGTTGGGCATGCTGCATGTGCTTGTCACCGAAAACCATTGCGACACAGCGGCCCTGGCCCGGATCGCCACCGGCTGGACTGAGCTGACCTCGTTGGTCCAGGAGGCCACCCCGGAGGCCATGGCGCCGCGCGCGGGTGTCCTGGCAGAGCAGATCCGGGCCCTTGCCCGCGATCACGCCGCGGCCGAATCGGCGGCCATCTACGCGCGAATCGGTATCTGTCACCAGGAAACCGGCACGTTGGTCAGTTGGCTGGTGATGGTGATCAACACGGTGACCGGGAACCTGGACCGCCCCGGCGGCACCATGTTCGCGACCCCGATCATCGACGTTCCGGGTCTGGCCAAACGTCTTCCGATCAAACATGGCACCTACACCGACCGCTCGGGACGGCACCGTTCGTTCCGATCCGAACTGCCGGCCGTCGTGATGGCCGACGAGATGCTCTCCGACGGTCCCGGCCGCATCCGGGCGATGGTCACCTATGCAGGTAACCCGGTGTCCTCTATCCCGCAGAAGGGACGCCTCGACGCGGCGATGGCTCAGCTGGATTTCTATGTGGCCGTGGACATGTACGTCACCGAGACCAGCCGGCACGCCGATTTCATCCTGCCGCCCGTCTCGCCGTTGGAGCGCGAGGATGTCAACCTGCTCACCACCGTCTACAGCGTGCGCAACAACGTCCGGTATCAGCATCGCTCCTTCGAGCCGGCGGCCGGGGCACTGGAGGATTGGGAGATCCTCACCCGACTCGCCCTCGAGCTCGCACCGGCCCCGCTACGGCGGATGCCCCGCACAGTGCGCACCCTGCTGATGAAGGCGATCGACCCGATGCGCACCGCGGCCCTGGTGCTGGCGACCGGCCCGTACGGCAGACTGCGCCGCGGCCGCAAGGGCATCACCCTGCGCGCGTTGCGTGACAGCCCGGGCGGTATCGACCTGGGGCCGTTGCAGCCGCGGCTGCGGGAGGTCATCGCCACCGCCGACGGTCTGGTCCAGCTGGCCCCGGCGGCGTTCATCGCCGACGCGGCGGCGCGACTGGCCGCTGCGGCCGACGATTCCGGCACGGGCCGGTTGCAGCTGATCGGCCGACGCAACCTGCGCAGCAACAACTCCTGGCTGCACAACGCGCCGACCATGACCGGCGGGAACAACAGGTGCACGGTGCTCATGCATCCCGAGGACGCCGGCGCGCGTGGGCTGGTTCAGGGTGCGCTGGTGCGCATCGCCTCCGATGTCGGCAGCATCGAGATCCCGGTCGATATCAGCGATGAGATGCGGCCGGGCACCGTCGCCGTGCCGCACGGCTGGGGGCACCGCAACACGGGCTGGCAGCACGCCAACACGTTGCCGGGGGCCAATGTCAACGAGCTCCACGACCCCACACGGGTGGACACCTATACGGGAACGGCGGCGGTGAACAACACCTGGGTGACCGTATCGCCGGCAGGCTAA
- the ffh gene encoding signal recognition particle protein, with amino-acid sequence MFESLSDRLTGALQGLRARGRLTDADIDATAREIRLALLEADVSLPVVRAFVGRIKDRAKGAEVSAALNPAQQVVKIVNEELIGILGGETRQLSFAKTPPTVIMLAGLQGSGKTTLAGKLARWLKAQGHTPLLVACDLQRPGAVHQLQIVGERAGVSVFAPHPGVSPDGVTIDQMTTGDPVSVAAAGLAEAKAKHFDVVIVDTAGRLGIDEELMGQAAAIRDAVNPDETLFVLDAMIGQDAVTTAEAFGSGVGFTGVVLTKLDGDARGGAALSVREITGVPILFASSGEKLEDFDVFHPDRMASRILGMGDVLSLIEQAEQVFDAEQAEATAAKIGSGELTLEDFLEQMLAIRKMGPIGNLLGMLPGAGQMKDALAAVDDSQLDRVQAIIRGMTPAERADPKIINASRRLRIANGSGVSVSEVNQLVDRFFEARKMMSQMAGQMGMPFGRKNAQRKAAKGKNKQAGKKKGRGAKGPTQPKNPLGAGMPGGFPDLSNMPKGLDELPPGLANFDLSKLKFPGQK; translated from the coding sequence GTGTTTGAATCGCTGTCTGACCGGTTGACCGGTGCTCTCCAGGGGCTGCGCGCCCGCGGCCGGCTCACCGACGCCGACATCGACGCCACCGCGCGCGAGATCCGACTTGCCCTGCTCGAGGCCGACGTCTCGCTGCCTGTGGTGCGCGCCTTCGTCGGCCGCATCAAGGATCGTGCCAAGGGTGCGGAGGTTTCCGCGGCGCTGAACCCGGCCCAGCAGGTCGTCAAGATCGTCAACGAGGAGCTCATCGGCATCCTCGGCGGCGAGACCCGCCAGCTCTCCTTCGCCAAGACCCCGCCGACCGTCATCATGCTTGCCGGCCTGCAGGGTTCCGGTAAGACCACGCTGGCCGGAAAACTCGCCAGATGGCTCAAGGCGCAGGGGCACACACCGCTGCTGGTGGCCTGCGATCTGCAGCGACCCGGTGCCGTGCACCAGCTCCAGATCGTCGGCGAGCGAGCAGGTGTCTCGGTGTTCGCGCCGCACCCCGGGGTGTCGCCTGACGGCGTGACCATCGATCAGATGACCACCGGTGACCCGGTGTCCGTCGCGGCCGCCGGTCTGGCCGAGGCCAAGGCCAAGCACTTCGACGTCGTCATCGTCGACACCGCCGGTCGCCTCGGCATCGACGAGGAGCTGATGGGCCAGGCCGCCGCGATCCGCGATGCGGTCAACCCCGACGAGACGCTGTTCGTCCTCGACGCGATGATCGGCCAGGATGCCGTCACCACCGCCGAGGCCTTCGGTTCGGGCGTCGGGTTCACCGGTGTCGTGCTGACCAAGCTCGACGGTGACGCCCGCGGTGGCGCCGCGCTGTCGGTGCGGGAGATCACCGGTGTGCCGATCCTGTTCGCCTCCAGCGGCGAGAAGCTGGAGGACTTCGACGTCTTCCATCCCGACCGGATGGCCAGCCGCATCCTCGGGATGGGTGACGTGCTCTCCCTGATCGAGCAGGCCGAGCAGGTCTTCGACGCCGAGCAGGCCGAAGCGACTGCCGCCAAGATCGGCTCCGGCGAGCTGACACTGGAGGACTTCCTCGAGCAGATGCTGGCCATCCGCAAGATGGGCCCGATCGGCAACCTGCTGGGCATGCTGCCCGGTGCCGGCCAGATGAAGGACGCCCTGGCCGCCGTCGACGACAGCCAGCTCGATCGCGTGCAGGCCATCATCCGTGGGATGACCCCGGCCGAGCGGGCCGACCCGAAGATCATCAACGCCTCCCGCCGGCTGCGCATCGCCAACGGATCGGGCGTCAGCGTCTCCGAGGTCAACCAGCTCGTCGACCGGTTCTTCGAGGCCCGCAAGATGATGTCGCAGATGGCAGGCCAGATGGGAATGCCGTTCGGGCGCAAGAACGCTCAGCGTAAGGCGGCCAAGGGCAAGAACAAGCAGGCAGGCAAGAAGAAGGGTCGCGGTGCCAAGGGGCCGACCCAGCCGAAGAACCCGTTGGGTGCCGGTATGCCCGGTGGCTTCCCGGACCTGTCCAACATGCCCAAGGGCCTGGACGAGTTGCCGCCGGGGCTGGCCAACTTCGACCTGTCCAAGCTGAAGTTCCCCGGACAGAAGTAG
- a CDS encoding amidohydrolase family protein, producing the protein MPPLHIRGRGLPDGEQVQWWVHDGVLSAEPIANADTVFGAGGADGWIIPGLVDAHCHVGLGPGGPTTVEEAVEQAETERDAGALLLRDAGSPVDTRSFDDRDDLPRIIRAGKHLARPKRYMPGLPIDIEDESQLPAYVAEQARWGDGWVKLVGDWIDRGVGDLAPLWSDDVLVEAIAAAHAEGARVTAHVFGEEALPGLIKAGIDCIEHGTGITEDTIELMLEHGTALVPTLINIENFPGIADKAAKYPTYEKHMRSLYASCHRRVGAAHEAGVPIFAGTDAGGMVAHGRIGDEIDALRRVGMTATEALGAACWDARAWLGRPALAHGASADLLCFREDPREVGVTNPDLVLLRGRVWG; encoded by the coding sequence GTGCCGCCGCTGCATATTCGGGGCCGAGGGTTACCCGACGGCGAGCAGGTGCAGTGGTGGGTGCACGACGGCGTGCTGTCTGCCGAGCCGATCGCCAACGCGGACACGGTCTTCGGAGCTGGTGGGGCCGACGGATGGATCATCCCCGGTCTGGTCGACGCGCACTGCCACGTCGGGCTCGGGCCCGGTGGGCCGACGACCGTCGAGGAGGCCGTCGAGCAGGCCGAGACCGAACGCGATGCCGGCGCGCTGTTGCTGCGTGACGCCGGCTCTCCGGTGGACACCCGTAGCTTCGACGATCGCGACGACCTGCCGCGCATCATCCGCGCTGGCAAGCACCTGGCCCGGCCGAAGCGCTATATGCCCGGTCTGCCGATCGATATCGAGGATGAATCACAGCTACCTGCCTACGTCGCCGAGCAGGCCCGCTGGGGTGACGGCTGGGTCAAGCTGGTCGGGGACTGGATAGACCGCGGCGTCGGGGATCTGGCCCCGCTGTGGTCCGACGATGTCCTGGTCGAGGCGATTGCCGCCGCCCACGCCGAGGGTGCCCGGGTCACCGCGCACGTCTTCGGCGAGGAGGCGCTGCCCGGGCTGATCAAGGCGGGCATCGACTGCATCGAGCATGGCACCGGTATCACCGAGGACACCATCGAGCTGATGCTGGAGCATGGCACCGCGCTGGTCCCGACGCTGATCAACATCGAGAACTTCCCTGGCATCGCCGACAAGGCGGCCAAGTACCCGACCTACGAAAAGCACATGCGCTCGCTGTACGCCTCGTGCCACCGACGGGTGGGTGCTGCGCACGAGGCGGGTGTGCCGATCTTCGCCGGTACCGATGCCGGCGGGATGGTTGCCCACGGTCGCATCGGTGACGAGATCGACGCGCTGCGGCGGGTGGGGATGACCGCGACGGAGGCGCTCGGTGCGGCGTGCTGGGATGCGCGGGCCTGGTTGGGCCGCCCCGCGCTGGCCCACGGTGCGTCGGCGGATCTACTGTGTTTCCGCGAGGATCCGCGCGAGGTCGGCGTGACCAACCCCGATCTGGTACTGCTGCGCGGGCGCGTCTGGGGGTAG
- a CDS encoding sulfite reductase flavoprotein subunit alpha: MSGQADISLIVAFGTDMGNAEDAAMTFAESVAEIGIETEAVELNQVELGQLQDATHFVVVVSTFGEGEFPDSATLFWEAISADTDRLEHLHFSVLALGDSSYEFFCNAGKLLDERLEALGAQRMVDRVDVDGFYEEPAKAWTADIIKVMTAQQGGTAPQPAVSAPERSEPRERNVPVRAQLSVNRWLNSTASDKEVRHYEIDLAGTGIAYQAGDSLAVHATNDPALVEALLAAFGVGADYAVTGHEQPLGVLLTEHFEIRTPSRALLNLAAGRTTDTEVAAALQSGDTHGGTENSWLYGKDVLDIVALADLNVDEVLDTLRPLQFRDYSIASSPLEHPAAVHLTVASVRYDLDGRTHGGVASTFLADRCQDVLVHLRPNTHFRLPAGDVPIIMIGPGTGIAPFRAFLQERRATKASGKAWLFFGDRRRDTDFLYGEELQEFADAGVLTRLDLAFSRDQGTKVYVQQRMQENAEEFYRWLTEGAYVYVCGDADRMAKDVDAALHDIVARCAGLDAAGAHAYVNDLIKSHRYVRDVY; the protein is encoded by the coding sequence TTGTCCGGCCAAGCTGATATCTCGTTGATCGTCGCGTTCGGCACCGATATGGGTAACGCCGAGGACGCCGCCATGACCTTCGCCGAATCGGTCGCCGAGATCGGCATCGAGACCGAGGCGGTGGAGCTCAACCAGGTCGAACTCGGCCAACTGCAGGACGCCACCCATTTCGTCGTGGTGGTCTCGACGTTCGGCGAGGGCGAGTTTCCCGACTCGGCGACCCTGTTCTGGGAGGCCATCAGCGCCGACACCGACCGGCTCGAGCATCTGCACTTCTCCGTATTGGCGCTCGGTGACAGCTCCTATGAGTTCTTCTGCAACGCGGGCAAGCTGCTCGATGAGCGACTCGAGGCCCTGGGCGCCCAACGCATGGTCGACCGCGTCGACGTCGACGGCTTCTACGAGGAGCCCGCCAAGGCGTGGACCGCCGACATCATCAAGGTGATGACGGCCCAACAGGGCGGAACGGCACCGCAGCCGGCGGTCTCAGCGCCCGAACGCAGCGAACCGCGCGAGCGCAACGTACCGGTACGCGCCCAGCTCTCGGTCAACCGATGGCTCAATTCCACCGCGTCGGACAAGGAGGTCCGCCACTACGAGATCGACTTGGCCGGGACCGGCATCGCCTACCAGGCCGGTGATTCGCTGGCGGTGCACGCCACCAACGACCCCGCACTTGTCGAGGCGCTGCTGGCCGCGTTCGGTGTCGGCGCCGACTACGCCGTCACCGGACACGAGCAGCCCCTCGGTGTGCTGTTGACCGAACACTTCGAAATCCGTACGCCGTCACGGGCACTGCTGAACCTGGCCGCCGGCCGCACCACCGATACCGAGGTGGCCGCGGCCCTGCAGTCCGGCGACACCCACGGCGGTACCGAGAACTCGTGGCTGTACGGCAAGGATGTGCTCGATATCGTCGCGCTGGCCGATCTGAACGTCGACGAGGTGCTCGACACTCTGCGCCCCCTGCAGTTCCGCGACTACTCGATCGCCTCCAGCCCACTGGAACATCCCGCCGCGGTGCATCTGACGGTCGCCAGCGTTCGCTACGACCTCGACGGCCGCACCCACGGCGGGGTGGCGTCGACATTCCTGGCTGATCGCTGCCAGGACGTCCTGGTGCACCTGCGCCCCAACACGCATTTCCGGCTTCCCGCCGGCGATGTCCCAATCATCATGATCGGTCCGGGCACCGGCATCGCGCCGTTTCGCGCCTTCCTGCAGGAGCGCCGTGCGACCAAGGCGAGCGGGAAGGCGTGGTTGTTCTTCGGTGACCGGCGCCGCGACACCGATTTCCTTTACGGCGAAGAATTGCAGGAGTTCGCCGACGCCGGTGTCCTGACCCGGCTGGACCTGGCCTTCTCGCGCGATCAGGGGACCAAGGTCTATGTGCAGCAACGGATGCAGGAGAACGCCGAGGAGTTCTACCGCTGGTTGACCGAGGGCGCATACGTCTACGTGTGCGGTGACGCCGACCGGATGGCCAAGGATGTCGACGCGGCACTGCACGATATCGTCGCCCGCTGCGCCGGTCTCGATGCCGCAGGTGCGCACGCCTACGTCAACGACCTGATCAAGAGTCACCGCTACGTGCGCGACGTGTACTGA
- a CDS encoding D-alanyl-D-alanine carboxypeptidase family protein has protein sequence MRHLLAATVLALGTVMAAPAQAAPTVEPVGAQTFANGPAKAYLLADLDTGRVLAANDPYGSYAPASTIKVLLAMTVLDNLRPDNFARANASHTKVECSCVGLTAGQPYTVAQLLSALLMVSGNDSANMLADMLGGQRNAVAAMNRKAAGVGARNTRASSPSGLDGPGWESVTTPHDLAVIFRAALRYPLIAQIMGSRSAGFPGRTLTNQNELLTRYPGDLGGKTGFTNLARKTYVGAAQRGGRRLVVVQMYGSGDLYGQAISLFDWGFSQP, from the coding sequence GTGCGGCATCTGCTCGCGGCGACCGTGCTCGCCCTCGGCACGGTCATGGCGGCGCCTGCGCAGGCTGCGCCCACCGTGGAACCCGTTGGCGCCCAGACGTTCGCCAACGGCCCGGCCAAGGCATACCTGCTTGCCGATCTGGATACCGGCCGGGTCCTGGCCGCCAACGACCCCTACGGTTCCTACGCCCCGGCCAGCACCATCAAGGTGTTGCTGGCCATGACGGTGCTCGACAATCTGCGGCCGGACAATTTCGCAAGGGCCAACGCGTCGCACACCAAGGTCGAATGCTCGTGTGTGGGACTCACTGCCGGCCAGCCCTACACCGTTGCCCAGTTGCTCAGCGCGCTGCTCATGGTGTCGGGCAACGACTCGGCGAACATGCTGGCCGATATGCTGGGCGGCCAGCGCAATGCCGTCGCTGCGATGAACCGCAAGGCCGCCGGCGTCGGTGCGCGCAACACCCGAGCGTCCTCGCCCTCGGGACTGGACGGCCCGGGCTGGGAATCGGTCACCACACCGCATGATCTGGCGGTCATCTTCCGGGCCGCGCTGCGCTATCCACTGATCGCCCAGATCATGGGGTCGAGATCGGCGGGATTTCCGGGGCGCACGTTGACCAATCAGAACGAACTGCTGACCCGCTACCCCGGTGATCTGGGCGGCAAGACCGGTTTCACCAACCTGGCCCGCAAAACCTACGTCGGGGCCGCCCAGCGCGGCGGCCGCAGGCTCGTGGTGGTACAGATGTACGGCTCGGGTGATCTGTACGGCCAGGCGATCAGCCTCTTCGACTGGGGTTTCAGCCAACCCTGA
- a CDS encoding D-alanyl-D-alanine carboxypeptidase family protein, whose product MRRLVAAVLSALILVTIGTGSAGADIGVNQPVGSLPIPDGPAQAWVVADLDSGAVLAAKDEYARHPPASTIKVLLALVALDELPLEATVVADEADTKVECNCAGVAPGVTYTARQLLEGLLLVSGNDAANTLATMLGGRPAALEKMNAKAAAIGARATTAGSPSGLDGPGIDIWSSPHDLAVIFRAAMANPAFAAITAQPTAVFPGRNGDRILVNQNELLTRYPGMLGGKTGFTDMARKTFVGAAQRDGRRLVVAMMFGLVREGGPTYWDQASALLDWGFAQDRAVSVGAL is encoded by the coding sequence ATGCGAAGGCTTGTCGCCGCCGTCCTGTCGGCGCTCATTCTGGTGACCATCGGCACGGGTTCCGCAGGTGCCGACATCGGGGTGAACCAACCCGTCGGTTCACTGCCGATACCCGACGGACCTGCACAGGCATGGGTGGTCGCGGATCTGGATTCGGGCGCGGTGTTGGCTGCCAAGGACGAGTACGCACGACACCCACCGGCGAGCACGATCAAGGTGTTGCTTGCCCTGGTCGCACTCGACGAACTGCCACTGGAGGCGACGGTGGTCGCCGATGAGGCCGACACCAAGGTGGAGTGCAACTGCGCGGGTGTGGCGCCCGGGGTGACCTATACGGCGCGCCAGCTTCTGGAGGGGCTGCTGCTGGTCTCGGGTAACGACGCAGCAAACACTCTGGCGACGATGCTCGGCGGCAGGCCCGCGGCACTGGAGAAAATGAACGCCAAGGCCGCGGCGATCGGTGCGCGGGCCACCACCGCGGGCTCCCCCTCGGGCCTGGACGGGCCCGGTATCGACATCTGGTCCTCGCCGCACGACCTCGCGGTGATCTTCCGGGCGGCGATGGCCAATCCGGCGTTCGCGGCGATCACCGCGCAGCCGACGGCGGTGTTTCCCGGTCGCAACGGTGACCGGATCCTGGTGAACCAGAACGAGCTCTTGACCCGCTATCCCGGCATGCTGGGCGGCAAGACCGGGTTCACCGATATGGCGAGAAAGACCTTCGTCGGCGCGGCCCAGCGCGACGGCCGCCGCCTGGTGGTGGCGATGATGTTCGGTCTCGTCCGGGAGGGCGGTCCGACCTATTGGGATCAGGCGTCGGCCCTGCTGGACTGGGGGTTCGCCCAGGACCGAGCGGTCAGCGTCGGCGCACTGTAA
- a CDS encoding N-acetylglutaminylglutamine amidotransferase gives MCGIAGEVARGRSADLGAIARMAETMVPRGPDSGGFWSQGGIALGHRRLAIIDLSSHGQQPMHDPELGLTVAFNGCIYNYPQLRQELLGKGYRFFSHSDTEVVLKGYREWGEKVVDHLFGMFAFAVTEVDSGRVLLARDRLGIKPLYYTETPDALRFASSLPALLAAGGVDTSIDPVALHHYLSFHSVVPAPHTIVAGVKKLPPGTVMRIEPDGKRTEHTYWEPVFERSAERSGWSDTEWEEAILASLRTAVERRLVADVPVGCLLSGGLDSSLIVGLLAEAGQHGLATFSIGFEAAGGEEGDEFKYSDIIARHYGTDHHQIRIDTARMLPALSGTIAAMSEPMMSHDCVAFYLLSQEVSKHVKVVQSGQGADEIFAGYHWYPPMAHAPDGDVTAALASYRQAFFDRDHSALNALLQPNWRLDADIAGDYVRSHFAHPGAATATDRALRLDTTVMLVDDPVKRVDNMTMAWGLEGRVPFLDHELVELAATCPPHLKTAYEGKGVLKEAARKVIPHEVIDRPKGYFPVPALKHLSGPYLDLVRDALHSDGAKARGLFDKSEVDRLLADPNGYHTPLRGNPLWQLGLLELWLAHHVDGVTTK, from the coding sequence ATGTGCGGCATCGCCGGCGAGGTTGCTCGCGGCCGGTCGGCAGATCTCGGAGCCATTGCCCGAATGGCGGAAACCATGGTGCCGCGGGGCCCCGACAGTGGAGGTTTCTGGTCGCAGGGCGGTATCGCCCTCGGCCATCGCAGGCTGGCGATCATCGACCTGTCCAGCCACGGGCAACAGCCGATGCACGACCCCGAACTCGGCCTGACGGTCGCCTTCAACGGATGCATCTACAACTACCCGCAGCTGCGTCAGGAACTCCTGGGCAAGGGTTACCGCTTCTTTTCCCACAGCGACACCGAGGTCGTGCTCAAGGGTTACCGCGAGTGGGGCGAGAAGGTCGTCGATCATCTGTTCGGCATGTTCGCCTTCGCCGTCACCGAGGTGGACAGCGGTCGGGTGCTGTTGGCCCGCGACCGGCTCGGGATCAAGCCCCTGTACTACACCGAAACCCCCGACGCGTTGCGGTTCGCCTCCTCGCTACCCGCGCTGCTGGCCGCCGGCGGCGTCGACACCTCGATCGATCCCGTTGCGCTACATCACTATTTGAGCTTCCACTCGGTGGTTCCCGCACCACACACCATCGTGGCAGGCGTCAAGAAGCTACCGCCGGGCACCGTCATGCGGATCGAACCCGACGGCAAGCGGACCGAACACACCTACTGGGAGCCCGTATTCGAGCGATCGGCCGAGCGATCGGGATGGTCGGACACCGAATGGGAAGAGGCCATCCTGGCCTCGCTGCGGACCGCTGTCGAGCGCCGATTGGTCGCCGACGTCCCGGTCGGCTGCCTGCTGTCGGGCGGATTGGACTCCAGCCTGATCGTCGGGCTGCTGGCCGAGGCCGGACAGCACGGGCTGGCGACCTTCTCGATCGGTTTCGAGGCCGCCGGCGGCGAAGAGGGCGACGAGTTCAAGTACTCCGACATCATCGCCCGCCACTACGGCACCGACCATCACCAGATCCGTATCGACACCGCCCGCATGCTGCCCGCGCTGTCGGGAACGATCGCGGCGATGAGCGAGCCGATGATGAGCCACGATTGCGTGGCCTTCTACCTGCTCTCCCAAGAGGTCAGCAAGCATGTCAAGGTGGTGCAGTCCGGTCAGGGCGCCGACGAGATCTTCGCCGGTTACCACTGGTATCCACCGATGGCCCATGCCCCCGACGGCGATGTGACGGCTGCCCTGGCCAGCTACCGCCAAGCGTTCTTCGACCGCGACCACAGCGCGTTGAACGCACTGCTGCAACCGAACTGGCGCCTCGACGCCGATATCGCCGGTGACTACGTACGGAGCCATTTCGCCCACCCTGGTGCGGCGACGGCGACCGACCGCGCGCTGCGCCTGGACACCACGGTGATGCTGGTCGACGACCCCGTCAAGCGCGTGGACAACATGACCATGGCGTGGGGGCTGGAGGGGCGCGTGCCCTTCCTCGATCACGAACTGGTCGAACTCGCCGCGACCTGCCCGCCGCATCTCAAGACCGCCTACGAGGGCAAGGGCGTACTGAAAGAGGCGGCCCGCAAGGTGATCCCGCACGAGGTGATCGACCGGCCCAAGGGGTATTTCCCGGTACCGGCCCTCAAGCACCTCTCCGGGCCCTACCTGGACCTGGTTCGCGATGCGCTGCACAGCGACGGCGCCAAGGCCCGTGGGCTGTTCGACAAGAGCGAAGTCGACCGACTGCTGGCCGATCCGAACGGTTACCACACCCCGCTTCGGGGTAACCCGCTGTGGCAGCTCGGGCTGCTGGAACTCTGGCTGGCGCACCACGTGGATGGGGTAACGACGAAATGA